A window of Eleftheria terrae genomic DNA:
GAAGGAGCCGATTAAGGTCATCGCCTCAGGTCCGACGCTTCAGCTCTTGGAAACCGCGGGCAACGCATCCATCACTGCGACCGGCCTGAAAGGCGGTGCGGTGGTCATGTCGATCGCGGGTTCCGGCGCCATCGAGGCTGGTGGAAGCGTTGAGGCGGTTCGCGTGGAAGTCAATGGCTCTGGCAAGGCGTATCTCTCTCAGCTAAAGACAAACTCGGCAACGGTTCACGTGAATGGCTCGGGAAGCGTCACAGCTCATGCAGGCCGCTCTGCCGACGTTGCGATCGCTGGTTCTGGCGACGTATCAATCGAAGGCTCCCCCCCACATAGGAACGTGGCTAAGACCGGTTCAGGAAACGTGCGGTTTCGGTAAAAGGACTATACGGATTTCCCTGCGTTGCCCACAACAAAGCGCCTCTGCACCTTGGACTCGAAAGGAAACCTGACTCATGCATAGCACCTCTGCCCGAGCGCTTGTGCCGTTGTTCTTCGCTGTCATCGGTGCGCTCCCTGCGAAAGGCAGCGCACAGCCGCTCCACTTGGACTTGCAGATCTTGGTTGCGCGTGCGCGAGCAGTTCTGGGCGAGCCACCAGTTGAACAAGTGCTAGTGGTTCGCTCGAAGTGGGCAACTTTTTTTGACTATGGCTTCACCGAGGAGGCCGAAGAAGGCTTTCCGGATTCTGCTGCGTGCGAAGCCAAAGCGGCAGAGAACGAAAAGGAAAGGGGCCGCCACATGATTCCTCTCTTCGGAAAACACGGCGAGCTGCCCCACTTTTTCTGCCGACAGGCGGATGAGCACGATTTAATCGCGCTGGCGATTAGAAAGGAAGCTAGTAAGGACCCTGTTGGGCTCTCTCACTTCCCTGGTCATTGACACAATTTTCATGAAAAAGGGTGACGATTGATGGACGAGACATACTGCATCAGTGAGGATCTGCGCCAGGCTTGGAAGTTGCGGGTCGCGAAGGAGCGACGGATGCAGGCCGTAACCGCAGCGATGTTTACCTGGACGTTCCTGCTCTTTGTATTTACTTCGCCCTTCTGGTTGCCAACAATCATTGAGGACCCGTTGCTCAGCTCGTCGTTGTTCTTTTGGGCGCAGCTCTCGTTTGGCGCATTGATGCTCATAGGACTAGTGGTCGGGGGCGGTCATTTGCTCTTTCCGTCGCTGCGACTCCGTACCTACTTGAGCCACGACTGATCGGAAAGGACAACGGGGTATGGTCGATACGAAGCGGGTCTTAGCCAAATTCGGCTGGACAACGATGTTGATCGTGAGTGGAACTGCTGTAGGCGCGTTTCTTGGCGCCAATCAAAAGATGGTGTGGTACGAAGGCATGCTCCGCGACAGCGCCATAGCGTCGATACTGTCCGCAGAGACGCGTGAAGCCTTAATCAAGGCTCGCCCGCAAGGTTCGATGCGTATCTGGCACCCGGACGGTGCTCCGCATTACACGTACAACGGGCAGCACGTACCAGTAGTCACCACGCTTCTGCGCGTGGGATGTGCGCCCGGTGGGGAACACGTGTTGTGCGGGGCATCTGCGGGCGACAGACGCGACGAGCGTCAGCACCGATTTGCCGCGGCGTTTGGCTTCTGGGTGATCGATGGGGAGTTGGTAACCTACAGCTCCGGGGACGCACGCGAGCATCCAGCGCAATTTCGCCAGGAGATCGAGGATTTGGCTGCACAGCAGATCGCTCTCTGGCGCGACGCGGTTCGGTTGTCTGGCACAGGCGATTCCCTATAGCCAGTGACCGCCATCCATGTAGACCGGACGCGGATTCAGTAATGAAGTCCCTGCTTCGGCGGCTAAACACCTCCGCCTCAAGGAGTACGGCGCAGTCAGGAGACCCAGAGATGACCCAGGATGCAGCAGACGCCGAGCAGGGCATGCAGTGGTGGAACGGCATGACGGACGCCGAGCGGCGGAGGTGGGCGCTGGCGGTGCGCACCGGCGTGGCCGCCGACGCCTGGCGGCTCTACCAACGGTCGGCCCAGCTTGGCCAGCGCATCGAAGGCCGGTGCGTGTCCATGGGCACTACCTACGTGGGGACCGTCGTGGAGGTGATCCCCGTCTATGGCGAGTACGAGCCGCGGTATCGGCTTGCCGACACGGGCGCCCGCTACAGCGATGGCGGGCCGATCGAACCCACGGTGTTTCGCATCGGTGGCGCCCCGGCGTCCGCGTGAAGGCGCGCGACATCACGGTGCAGCTGCTATGGATCTGCCTGCGTCGTGTCGGCACCGTTCTCCTAGCGAGATTGCTAGGCCCCCTCGAAGGGGGGTAGGGCTCGCAAGGGCATGCTGCGACCATACCAGCCGCAGGGCACGCACGGCTAACGCTTGCCCGGCGAACAACCGCAATGAACCGTGGCCGCGCCCTATTGATGGACCGTCCCCATTGACCGAAAGGAAAGCCATGATGACGTTGACCGATGTGTCTAGCTGCATCCCGCGACTCTTGCTAGGGACAGCATTCGGGGGGCTAACGATACGCGCTCTTATTGCTGACGACTGGCCCATGGCAGGTCTGTTCGGCGTTCTGTGCGTGTTGATGATGGTCTGGCTGACTTACTTCCCCAAGATTCGGCGTGACCAAGCAGAAAACCGCAGGGATGTGGACGCTCCTGAGCAAGGGGTATGACAAAAGAGGCACGATGGGTTGCCCTTTCTGCGGTACCCGCGGTGCCTATGAGCCCGCGCCGATCCCGGAGTGGTGCACCGACGAGCAAATTGAGGCCGAGGAGGCCGATAGGGAAGCCACGGGCGAGATGCTTTTCAGGTGCCGCGCCTGCGATGAGTCCGATACGGAGACCGCCGGCCAGGCGCCCGAAAATTCCAGCCTGGTCGCGCCGGTCCGTGGTCCCCAGGATGACTCCAACGGGGTTCCTACCTCAACTGTCAACCGAACTTTGGAGGCGACACGTGTACACCATCCATCCATCTGCCTTGTCAGAGATCGGCATAGCAGCCGACAGCCCGAGCTTGTTTCTCGCCATCGAGCAGGCCGAGCACACTCAGTGGGACCACTGGGTAATTCGATCGGTGGCAAGTGGCAACGTCGTTGCCACTCATGCCGGCGTGGTGTGCGGAAGACCTCGCGAGGGCATGGGCGTGGGCGTGGGCTTGGGGCTCTTCGGGGGTGGGGTGATCCGCCCAGAGGGCGAGCGGCTGCGAGAAGGTTGCGGGACTCTGATGGCAAGGTTCACGGGCAAGTGAACATGGCAACCGAGATGATCGACCACGCAACGCTGAAACGCCTGGTGGCGGCCGGCGCGGTGAGCGGCGCCCATATCGTGGCCAGCCCGGCGCCTCGGCGTTGGTGAGTGGCCGGGCAGGCATGGCCCGCGTCTATAGCGCCACGGCGCGCCAGAACGCCGCAGGCGCTCCGATCGCTGCCCGACGAAGGGGGTAAGCGTGTGTTGGCAGTGACGGCTCCTTAGCCATGCTGCTGCATCGACGTTTCACAGCCTTTGTACGCTGGCCAGTTGAAGCGGGACCAGCTGGCCGTCCTGTCCCGGTGGCCGGGCGCTCTAGCGCCCGGGGCGCCGGTAGGAGCCGGCCCGGCAGGGCTTCAACCCCGCCCCGCGGGCGTTGAACTCCGTAGCCCGGCGCCGGACTCGGCCAGCTCCGCCGCCAGACCCTGAAGCTGGTCCTTGCCGGGCGTCGCAGCGGCAGCGCCGCCGGCGCTGGCCACCTCCTCCAGCTGCTGCCGCAGCACACCTCCCCACCGTTCCCGTCGACCAGGTCGACCTGGTCGACATCACACGCCTCCCCCGCCCGCCTCGGGCTTTCAGCCCGAGCGCCTCCAGGCTCGGCCAACACCCCCTTCCAGCTCGGCATGGCTCGGCCGCCGCGCCAGCTCGTCCCTCCCTGGCACGCCCGCCGCAGAGACGCCACGCCGAGATTCCCCCGGGCGACTCCGCCCTGCAGCCGTCCCGCCAGGCCGCAGCCCTGGCATGCCGGCCGCGATCGCTGCGTCGCCCCTCGCAGCCTCTCGCCGGGTACTCGCCCGCTGCACTCCCCCCACAAGCGCCCCCCATCCCTCAGTGAGGGGGGACTTGTGGGGGGATCTCATTTCGCAGCGGGCCGGAACACTCCGGCTCGCTCTTCGGCTGCCCCAATCCCACATCCCCCACCCCGCGC
This region includes:
- a CDS encoding GIN domain-containing protein, yielding MRATAQAVTYSSNGTTTITTTGSNSVVIVNGRVVGSGNAVEAKGPNTPVQRNAEAYNKIHVAIPGEFKYSTSTSRSLVVEAPANILPLVKTSVRSGTLYVTLEGSVTLKEPIKVIASGPTLQLLETAGNASITATGLKGGAVVMSIAGSGAIEAGGSVEAVRVEVNGSGKAYLSQLKTNSATVHVNGSGSVTAHAGRSADVAIAGSGDVSIEGSPPHRNVAKTGSGNVRFR